AACGATTGACGCAGTTGCGCGTACGGGTTGCCCATCGCCCAGGCACGCTGGGCAACCGCGATCTGACCCAGCTGTTCGGACGTTGTCCCGTAAATCTCCATATGGCGGCGAGCGCACAGCGCGTAGAGAACATTTGGATTGACCGCCCCGGAGGCAACCGACAAACCGGACAAGCCTCGCAACGTACCAGCGGACCGCCCGCGAGAACCCCACGCGGAGCCATCAGCGCGTTGTGGCTTTAGCGGTGTGTCGGCAAAAACGCAGGCCACGGCGGTAGCCGCACCGGAGTCGACGGCCTGGACGGCTGCCGCGATCATTACCCCGGCGGTAGCTCCGAATGCGTTGAGCTGGCACAGGACGTTTAGTTCACCAAGGCTGAGTACGGCCGCAAGCCCGACCCCGACGTCCTGCGTTACGCCTGAGCTAACAAGCAAGCCGTCCAGGTCTTTCAATGCGAGCCCCGCGTCGGCCACCGCCCGCTGGACCGCTTCCGCAGCCAAACTCGTCGAGGACCGGCCATAGACCTTGCCGAGCGCCGTCATCCCAAGACCGACCAGTGCTGCGCTCACCGCGCCTCCCACTGAGGGGGCCGCTTCTCGGTGAAAGCGCGAGCGCCTTCACGTGCATCTCGGCTGCCGAACACGACTTTCGCCGATTCCCTGTTGATCCTCCACACCTCGGATTCCCAGTCCGACCCCGCAGCGGCGGTTCGGTGAATGACACGTTTGCTGTGACGTACCGCGAGCGGTCCGTTCCTTGCGATCCGCTCGGCAAGTTCCATTGCTACATCCACGGCCGTCCCTCGAGGCGCGACCTGGTTGACCAAACCCAGCTCGTACGCGCGAGCTGCGCTGATCGGGTCGCCGGTTAGCGTTATTTCCAGCGCGACTTTCATGGGGATCTGGCGTTGCAGCCGAATCACGCCGCCGGCAGCGGCAAAGATGCCCCGTTTGACCTCGGGTAGCCCAAGCTTGGCGGCCTCATCGATGACCGCTAGGTCGCACGCTAGCGCGATCTCGGTGCCACCACCCAATGCATAACCGTTGATCGCTGCGATGGTGGGTTTGTCGATCCAGTGACGCACGATGCCGGCAAATCCCCAGTGCGAATGATCGGGGTCATCGATACGATGATTCCGAGCGAGTTCTTTGAGGTCTGCGCCCGCACAAAATGCTGGCCCGGCACCAGTAATCACGACGACATGAACAGTGGGGTCCTCCGCCGCCTGCTCGAGGGCCGCTCCAGCTGCGGACGATAGGGCCGAGTTGACGGCGTTCATTACCTTTGGACGATTCAGTGTGACCACTCCGACAGACCCGCGACGTCCGTAGGTCACGACCGGTTCGGTGTCGTATTCCGCGTCGCTCATCGGATCGCGGGAGCGCGGTAGATGGACTTGAGCGCGACGTAGGGTGTGAGGCCCTCAGGGCCGAGTTCTCGGCCCAGGCCACTGGCCTTGACGCCGCCGAAAGGTCCGACGATGTCGAGTGCGTAATGATTGATTCCCACCGAGCCGGTGTGCAGTCGCGCTGCCAACGCAGCGCCTCGCTCTGGATCGGAGGTCCAGATCGTCCCGCCCAAACCGTAGTCAGAATCGTTAGCGATCGCGATCGCCTCGTCGTCGTCTCGGTAGGCGATTACGCACAGTACGGGGCCGAAAATCTCCTCACGCGCGATTGTCATCGAGTTATCGACATCGGACAGCACGGCTGGCTCAACGAACCAGCCACAAGGCTGGTCGCTGGGGATGCCACCCCCGGTCGTCAGCTGCGCCCCGCTGGCACGACCGCTTGCGACATAGGCCAGGACGCGATCGCGCTGTTCCGCGCTCACCAACGGGCCGATCTGAATGTCCTTGTCTAACGGGTCGCCGACCCGCAGTTGGCGAACGGCATCGGTTACCGCATCCACGATCTCGCGATAACGTGAGGCTGGCGCCAAGATACGGGTGCTGGCGTGGCAGGTCTGCCCGTTGTTGGGCAAGCAGACATCGGGCAGCGCCGTTACGAATGTGTCCAAGTCGGCATCGTCGGTAACGATTGCCGCAGATTTGCCACCCAGTTCGAGTGTCACGGGCCGCAGAAGCCGCCCGCAGGTCTCACCAATCACCCGCCCCGCCGCAGTTGACCCGGTAAATGCGACCTTGCTCACGCCTGGATGACTCACAAGCGCGCTTCCAGCGTCACGATCCCCGGGTATTACATTCAGCACACCGGGTGGCAGCTCCGCGTTGATGGCCGCGTCTGCCCACGCAAACGCATCCAGTGCCGTCTCTGGCGGCGGTTTGAGAACTACACTGCACCCTGCAGCCAATGCGGGTGCAATCTTCATTGCCGCCAGACTCATTGGGTAATTCCACGGTGTGATGGCGGCGACAACCCCGACGGGCTCACGGCAAACGGTGACGTCTGACAGCGCACCGGGCCGTACATCGGCGCCGTCGAATCGCTCGGCCAGATTCGCGTAGTAATCAAGTGCGAGGGACGGAAAGTAGCCGTTGGCGCCCTGAGAGAGTCGGCGCGGCATGCCGTTCTCACGGCTGACTAAGGTCGCGGTTTCCTTGGCGCGAGCACGTAGTGCGGCGGCCATGCGACGCATGGCTTCGGCGCGCTGATTTGCTCCCATCGTGGCCCACGGCCCCGACAACGCCGTTGAAGCGGCAGCCACCGCGGTGTCTACGTCGGTGTTGCGCGCGAGCGGGGAGGTACCCAGTACGTTCCCAGTCGCCGCCTCGACGACCTCCGCGAGCTTCGTGCCAGCGCTGGGCGGCCTCCAACTGCCTGCAATAAAAAACGCATCACGATCCAGGATGATGTCCACGGGTGTCACGTCCTATCCGACATGGGTTTTCGCCGTTTCGATGGGTTGTCCACCGGGCGATCATTCGTCGCGAGCTCAGGATCTCGCCGCGGGCTCTGCACGACATCAGCAGCGACCAAACGGTCGACTTCGCCAGCTTGCAAACCGAGCAACGAGCTGCAGATCTCGCGGGTGTGTTCGCCAGGCGTTGGCGCCGGACGCAGCTCGGGGTCAGGGATGCTCGAAAAGTGGGCAATACGGGCTGACGTCGGTATTGGACTCGGCAACAACGGGTGCGCAATTTGGTGAAACGAATCTCGAGCGCGAAGCTGCGGATGCGTGAGTTCGTCTGGCAGGCGCAGCATCGCGGCGGCAGGCACGCCGGCCGCTTGGAGTGACTCCTCGACATCATGGGGCGGGAGGCTCGCCGTCCACGCAGCGATCAGGTCGTCCACGGCTGGAATTCGGTCGAACGTGGGCAAATCCAGACGGTCGGCAAATCCTGCGACGTCGACCAGGCGTCGCCAGTCGTCGTCATCGCGGATTGTGACGACGCACCACTCGTCGTCACCTGCGCATGGAAACACTCCAGTCAAGCCTGAGTTGTGGTCGAGGCTAGCTTGGGTGAGTGTAGGGCCGTCCCCAACGGACGCGGTAGCGAGGGTAGGCCCGAGTGCATAGACAGCTACGTCCGCCTGAGCGACTTCAATATCCCGACCCGGCCCGGTTGCACCTCGCCCGATGATGGCTGCGAGTATTGCCACCGCCGCGGCGTGGGCTGCTACGTGGTCAGGATAAACCGTGGATCCGTCGCAATAGGCCGCAGGATTACCTGGATCTGCACTCGGATCGCACCACAGGGCCGAGAGGCCGCACGCCGCCCGTACCAAGGGCCCGTACCCAAGCCGGTTTCGCCACGGACCCTTGTCTCCGAAGGCGCTACTGTCGGCCACCACTACGCGGGGGTTCGACAGCGCCAGTTGAGTATGGCTGAATCCCAGAGACTCGAGCGTGCCCGGCTTGAAATTGGAAGCCACGATGTCCGCAGATGTAACAAGTTTGCGAAATAGCCGCGTGCCCTCGGCGTTACGCAAATTCAGGCCAAGTCCGCGTTTGTTGCGATTCCCCCAGGCGAACGATGCGTTCATGCCGGTGCCGTTCCGGGTTTGGCGCAGCCCATCGGGATACTCGGAGTTCTCGATCTTGATGACATCGGCACCCTGGTCACCGAACAACCGACCCAGCTCGGCGCCGAATACGATCACACCTAGGTCGAGCATGCGCAGACCGGAGAGGGGCGGGGCGCCCTGCGACAGCAGTGGTAGTCCGAGATCGTGATCCGATACCGATTCCCGGGCCGAACTCAGCAGGTGATTATGTTCGCCCGGTGAGGGCGCACCGCGGCGGATGCCCGCGCGCTCGCCACCGACGATGGCGTAACCGGTCGGAATCTTGGCACGGATCCCTTCTGAGATCTGGATGTCCGTCAATGTGCCGGTACTTGCGAAGTGATCGCTGCAAAGGACTTCATCAACAGATAGGACGCCTGCGATTGGGATTCCTCGGGCGGTTCCATCGGACACCAGTTCATCGCGACTGCGCCCGGCGAACAGCGCAGCGATTAGCGGGTTGAGGCGGTCGGCTGCGGCAAAACGCGCCGGAATTGTGTCGAAACGAGAGTCAGCGAACGCTGCAGGTTCGCCGAGCCACGAGAACATGGCCCGCCATTGACGGGCGGCGAGGATGCAAATCCGGACATGGCCATCAGAGCACGGAAAGATTGGATAGAAGTTCTCGGCGCTGGGGCGGCCCCGGAAGAATGTCTCGGCGCGACCGGCTGAGGCGGAACCCTGGGCGCCGAACCCCGGATCAAAACCGTGAACGACTGCCTCGAGCGCAGAGAGGTCAACGTGCTCGCCGACGCCGGTGCGCGCGCGCTTCACGTATGCCACCAGCGCCGCCCACGCAGCATGTACGCCTACGGTCTGAGAGACGAGGCCCTGCGGAGGCAGCAGTGGTTTTGCTGCTCCTGGTAGGCCCGAGCGCGACAGCACCCCGCCGGCCGCTGCAAGAGTCTCCTCAGTAGCGACCCAGTCTCGGCAGGGACCGCTGCGGCCGAAATCAGTAATTGAAACTACTACGAGCCTCGGGTTTGCCTTGAGCAGATCTGCAGGGGTCAGAGCGTAAGAATCGGCGGTCGCGTGGCTAAAAGACTCGAGCAGGATCTCGGCGTCAGACACCAAGTGCAGCAACGCCGCCCGCCCCGCCGGATCGCCGATGTCAAGCGTCACCCCCAATTTGTTCGTGTTGCGGAGTGCAAATCCGATTGAGTCGCGCCGTTGTGGGGAACCCCCCGGCGGCTCGATGCGGATCACTTCGGCACCTAAATCCGCCAGGATCCGGCCGCACCACTCAGCGAGCCCTTCGGTGAGATCAACGACACGCAGCGCGCTAAGTGGCAGCGCCAACGTGGATGTCAAGGACAGTTCCTTCCCCCGGGAGCCCAACGATCAAGTTGTTCTCCTCGGACCCACTTCGAAACCGATAGTCGTGCACGACGACTCTCGCCGCACTCTACGACCGTCTAGACGGTCGGTTATTGGTACGTTAGCGTTGGCCGGGCCTTGGGGTCAATCAGCCCTCGTTGGAACGAGGTCGACGCATGGAGGCGGGATATCCTTATGAGGGTGGCGAGTGTTCGGTATTGATAAATTCTACGTTGGCTGCACGGGGGATCGGGGTTGCGGTCGGGACTGTTCGCCATTCTTCACTGGCAACTCCAATAAACAGCATTTCCCAGTACGCATCGGCTAGTGCGCGATGCGATAGTCTTCCTGACGGTTTGAACCAGTACTGGGCATGATTAATCATGCTAAGTATTGCCTGCGTGACCAAACGGGGATCCGTCGGCCGGATGCTCCCTTCGTCAATCGCGCCCTGCACTGTTGCTGCCATCATGTGAAAGTAGTCGCGCTCGAGCGCTTGGATTTCTTCCTCTCGCTCCGCGATTGACTTCATCTTAAGTTCAAATATGGCGCGATACTTCGCCGGCGAGTCGCTGACCAGTTTGATGCCGTCGTATAGCATTTCGCGGACCAAATCGACGTAGGGACGGCCGCTGTTCATGCGTTCGCGTTGATGAGTAATCAGGCCTGTGAGAGTTTCGAGGCGGATCGCGAACAGTAAGTCATCCTTTTGTTTGAAATAGTGGTAGAGGCCCGATTTGGAGACGTCTAACGCGTCGGCGATGGATTCCATCGTCATATCTTGAAAGGCGCCACGTGCGATCAGCTCTTCGGCTTTGTGAAGTATCTGCGCTCGACGACGCACACCGGCGACAGTTACGCCGGGCTTTCGTGCCATGGTTACCCCACCCGCTTCCTTATCTCCTCTTGCACACACCATTGCGATCGAACCACTGAGCCCGTACCGCACGTGATCATATGCTGCCCTGAGGTTCGAACATGCTATGCCGATGCAGTGCTGCCCCTAGTCAGGCTGCCGAGCACACGCGTTCAGCCGTCGGGTGCGCTACCGAGTCGCTGCACCGAATTAACGGCGATGCCGCATTACGCAGCGGAAGAAGCGATCGGTGGCGGTGGCGGGCAGCGCTTGCTGGGCTCACGCCATCGCGATAGCCCCGCCAAGCAGCTCGTGGAGCGCCACCGTGGTTCTCAGTCGTATCGCGCGGCTATCGACTCTGTGTATGACGGGTGGGTTGCGTTCCCTCGGCGCGGCACCAGTGAATCGGCTCGTTCCGGACATCGACAGATGCTGACTGAAACGAGCGCCGGAGATGAGGAGCCTTATCTTGCGTCAGATCGCGCCACTCGTTGTCGGCCTGTATCAATCAAGGTACGACATCATTCTTCCGCTCATTGGACACCAGGTGGAGTAGCGAATTGGGGGCTGATAATGGTTAGGCAAGTTGCCATTTCGATCGAGGAACAGGATTCGCCCACAGCGTGGGCACTCAACGGCCTGAGCGGTGAAGCATCCCACCACCGTGTCCCATCTGACGCTAGTCATCGCCTTCTCCTGTGAATCCCGTTTCCTGTCCCGCATTCAGACTCGTTGCCGCACGGTCAATCCGACGATGTGGCAAGCGCGCAGCACCAGCGCGACTACCAATGACTCCACTCGCGTTCGGTGAGAACGGTTTACAAGCACCCAGTTTTGTGGCGAAGGGCGGGTAGACACCCTCAACCGCAGGCCATCGTCCGTTCACACATCGCTGAATCTGCTCCATTAACAAGCTCTTTCGACTCCGGCTGTTACCGAGGTCAATGGCGTCGCGCGTTTGTTGCGGTCCGCAGTTCGATGCGTGCGATGGTGCGCCGATGGACTGCGTCTGGACCGTCGACTATCCGCAGGGTTCGCGCCCAGGCGTAGAAGTATGCCAGTGGGAAGTCGTCACTGACCCCGGCGCCGCCGAAGACTTCGATCGCGCGATCGATAACTGCCGTCGCAACTGCGGGCGCCGCGACCTTGATCCCCGCGATCTCGCCGCGTGCGCGGTTGGATCCGTATCTGTCGATGAGCCACGCGGTTCGGTAAACGTAAAGACGCACCTGATCGATCTCAATGCGCGAGCGGGAAATGAGGTCTTGAACGACCCCCTGATCGGCCAGTGGCTTACCGAAAGCCACCCTGGTAGTTGCACGCTCGACCATCAACGCTAGCGCACGTTCAGCCATACCAATTGCACGCATAGCGTGATGCACGCGACCAGGGCCCAGCCTGGCCTGGGATATGAGGAAACCGTCCCCTTCGTTACCCAGCAGGTTGGCTATGGGCACTCGTGCGTTGTCGAAATGAATCTCGGAGTGCCCGTGCTGGTCCTGGTAGCCGAAGATAGGGAGGTGGCGAACAATTTGCACCCCAGGTGTGTCCCGCGGCACCAGTACCATGGACTGTTGTCGGTGCGTCGCCGCGGCGGGATCCGTCTTACCCATAACGATGAACAATCGGCAACGTGTGTCGGCCACCCCGGTAATCCACCATTTGCTTCCGTTGATGACGTACTCGTCACCGTCGCGGACAATTGATGTCTCGATGTTGGTAGCATCTGAGGACGCGACATTGGGCTCGGTCATGGCGAATGCGGATCTGACGTTGCCCTCAAGTAACGGCATGAGCCACTCATCGCGTTGGGGGGGAGTGGCAAACAAATGGAGCGTCTCCATGTTGCCAGTATCAGGCGCCTGACAGTTGATCGCCTCTGGCGCAATTACTGGTGACCAGCCCGATATCTCGGCGACCGTTGCGTACTCAAGGTTGCTAAGCCCACCGAACTCAGGATGGAACAAGTTCCACAAGCCTCGTCTACGCGCGGACGCCTTGAGTTCCTCCATGATTGGGGGATGGGTGTGCTCCCCGTGGTCCCGCAGGTGGGCTGACCACACCGGCTCGGCGGGGAAGACTTCCTCCTCCATGAAATGCCACATCCGGCGGCATGCATCGCTGGCCTTGTCGGATAACTCGAAATCCACCGCAGTCAACCCCTCGATGCGGCAGCGGAGTCGAGAATAGCAAGGCCGGTGCGGGCGAAGTCTGCCACGGAAGCTTCTAGTCCTCCAAAGTCCTGGCCCGCCATGGATCCTGCGGTCACCCGTGCTGCAATTCCTTGGACGATGCAAGCGAACTTGAAATTCGCAAACGCCAAATAGTAGTCAATGCTTTCTAGCGAGACGCCGGTCTGCTCGGAATAACGCTGCGCTAGGTAACGACGACTGGGAAACCCCGGCTGGGTGGCGACCGATGGCACCAGGGTGTGCTGGCATTCGCCCGGCTCACGCCAGTAAAAGAGGAACATGCCCAGATCAGTCAGCGGGTCGCCGACTGTGGACAGCTCCCAATCCAGCACGGCCGCCACACGGTGCGGGTCGCGCTTATCCATAACGCAGTTGTCCAACCGAAAGTCGCCGTGCACGATGGTCGATTTCGTGGCAGGCGGCATCTTCTCTACCAATAGATGGGCCAGCATGACCATTTCGTCGCTATTCGCGATAGCGGTTCGGCTCCATTGATCACTCCAACGACGGATCTGCCTATACAGGAACCCTTCTGGCCGGCCAAAGTCTGTCAGCCCCACCGCTGTCGGATCGACAGCGTGAATAGCTATCAACGTATCGATCAACGCATCGCCGATTCCCCGGCAGTCATCCGCGGTTTCAACGTAACCGTCGGGCATCGCGTCCCGGATGACGTACCCATCGACTTTTGACATCACGTAGCAGGGGGTACCGAGGAGCGATCCCTCCAGATCGACAAGCACAATTGACGCTACTGGAACCTCCGAATCAGCGAGTGCTCGCTGCACTCGGGCCTCCCTGACCATATCGTGCGCGCTGGGGAGAAGATCGCCTCTTGGGGGCCTACGCAATATTAAATTCCCTGCAGTGCAGGTCAATTCAAAGGTTAGATTTGATTTGCCGCCGGCGATCAATGTTGCTGTTGGGCGAGCCCATCTCTCGTCGCCTGTGGCCATCACCAATGCCGGGCCGATCCGGTCCAATCGAGTCAAGTCCGCAATGTCCACCGGTCACCCTCGCAGATACGTCGAACGATCGTTCGGTGATGATCATCGCATATTGCGTTGGAAATAACCACCTCCCAACCAAGCATTGGATTATATGTTCAGGTATTCTGAACCAATGGTGGTTGGTAACCAATCCCACCGACTTGGATCGGTGGGGGAGCAAGTCAGAGCCGTCCGGAAGCAGCGGAATTGCACACTACGGCAACTCGCCGACCTCATTGGCGTCAGCGCCGCCACGATCAGCGCAATCGAAAACGAAAGAGTTGGTGTCACGGTCGCTCGCCTCAAGGTGATTGCGGAAGCGCTGGACACCACTGCCGTCAGCCTGCTGCGTCCTCCTGGTGATCTCATCACTGACGTCGGCGAAAATCCGAAATTCACTCAAGAACCCTTCTCGCAAGACGACTGGCGCAGATTTGCACCGCTTGATGTGGACGTTGTTCTGGCTGCAGCAATTCCCTCGTTTGTTGAGACGGGCTACCACGGCTCCACCATGCGGTCGATTGCTCGCCGCGCGGAAATGAGCGTGCCGGGTGTCTACCACTACTACGCCAGCAAGCAAGCACTCCTCGTACGCATCCTCGACCTGACGATGGATGACCTTGACTGGCGGGTGAGGGCTGCGCGTGAATCAGGCGACGGTCCAATTGCACGCCTATCAGGCCTCGTCGAGGCTCTCGCACTCTTCCATACGCTGCGCGCGGAATTGGCATTCATTGGTGCCAGTGAAATGCGTAGCTTGGAGAACCCCGATCGTGCACGAATCACTCAGCGCCGCAACGCTATTCAGCGATTTCTGGATGAGGAGATTGCAGCGGCATGCAGAGGTGGTCAAGCGATGACAGCAATGCCTTCGGAGGTTGGCAGGGCCATAGCTACCATGTGTACGTCGTTGCCCCAATGGTTTGACAACCACGGTCCAACGACGCCGCGCGAGATAGCTCTCGAATATGCCCGCCTGGCAGTACGCATGGTTGGTGGTTATGGGTAGACATCAGCAGCAGTCGTCGCAAGAGCTAGGTCGATCGATCTGACCGCCCCACGTATAACTGAGCACGGTGGGTCGATGTGCAACGAATCTGGAATACTTGCACCCGATTTGGATCGAATGGTTGTCCTGGCACTCGAGTCAGCTGGCGCGTAGACGGCGACGTGCTAACGAGGGAACTGCCCGTCGTCCACTTTTACGATAGTTCCTGTTACGAACTCTGATGCTGGTAATGCGAGGTAGAGCAGGGTGGTGTCGAGCTGCGTAGGATCACCAATCCGCTTGCGGGGCAGGGAATCAGTGAAGTTTCCAACTCGCTCGATCCGGCCCTCCATCATCTCAGTCATGAATGCACCCGGCGCGATCGCATTAACGTTGATGCCATACCGGACCCATTCGACTGCGAGCACCTCTGTCATTCGGTTGATTGCAGCTTTGGTGATTGAGTAGAGCGCGGCGCCGTCACCTTCGTAGTAGTAAGCGCCCATCGAGGAGATGTTTATGATTCGGCCCGGTAGCTCCTTGACGATCAATCGTCGTGCTATTTCACATGTTAGGGCGAACGGACCGCGCAAGTTCGTATCGATCACGGCGTCGATCAACTGCAGCGGCATGCGGTGTGCCCGTTGTGCGTCTGGGATCGCGGCATTGTTGACCAATATCGTGATGGGTCCAAAAGCCGCCTCGGCGCGATCCAATACTTCCGCGAACTGACAGGGTTGCGATACGTCCACCGCCATCCCCACACACTTGAAGCCGGCTGAGGAGATCTCGTCGGTCACTTGTCGCAGCCTCGCTTCCCTGCGGCCAGCAACCAGCACAGCCGCACCGGCTTCGGCGAGAACAGTCGCGAAGCGGCGACCGAGTCCAGACGTGGCACCGGTCACCAACGCCACCTGACCACTCAGCGCGTGTGGAAGACCGAGTGAAGGGTTGGCATTCAAAATTGAAGCTTTCTGTATGTGCCCCTGTAGGAGGTCGATGAGATTGGGGTGCAAAACAGCCTTGACCTAGATGTCGGATAGATAGGCGCGCCTGGGTGTGCCGGGCCTGGCTCACACACTTTGCGGGGACTAGCGGTCGGCCACAATGGATTGCCTATTTCCGGTCGGTGCACAGATCGCTCACCGCAATGTCGACAACGAGGTTTGCCTGCTCGACGGTCATTCCGTACTGGGGGACGGACCCGGAGTTGTACACTGCTTGCTGCACCACTTTGTCCGGCGGGACGCCCATGGCGAAGAGTGCACAGATCTCCCAGCCCCACTCCTTCATCTCTGCGTCGCCGCCGGGCGTTTTTATGTCCGCAGCAGCCAGCTTCTGGAGGTAGGACTGAGTGTCTGCCTGGGCCGGAGCAGCGGCAACCAATCCCACCAGTGTTGCTGCACCAAAAATCCACCCTGCAGACAACGCGCGCGACACCCGCGCTCGCCGTTCCAGTATCGTTCCCTTCCCCCGCTGAATATCCTTATGGCACACGAACCTATTCATATCGTGCGGTCCGCCGAGGCTCGTGATGAATGGGGCCCAGCCGAGTCCCACAGGGGTCCATCCCGCGAACGTTTCGATGGCCCAGCCTCAGGGCGTCGCTTTCTGTCACGTCAGCGTGTTGATCAGCGGTCCCAGCAGTCCAGCAGTGACAGGCTCCCTGAATGCTGTTGCCGGCGCGGAAGAGACACTGATTATTCCGTCGTGTTCGGTGGACGAGCAAAGTTGGGTCTGCATCCCAAACCGCCTCCTCGATTCGACAAAGATCCTCGTAGCCGGATAGGGCAATGCCTGCCCAGCCTCCCCGAACGGACATTGATAAAGACGACCGTCCCGTCGGTCGAACCTACCTCGGGCTTTTTGAGCTGTCAACTGAATGGACCTGGTTGGAAACAGTCGCTGTCCGGCCGTCTCGTGGGCAGGACTACGTGGCGACCGCGATCCAACGGATAGTTATTGGTGGTTCAACAACGCGAGACACGATCCCACGCGGGCCCTCAATGCCCCCTGCGCCACTGGATAATTCGTCACTGTGACGTATCGCTTGGCGGTAAGCCGCTTACGCCGCCGTCGAGCTTGTCGCCACCGAGGCTGTCTGCGGCGCATAAACTGCGTTGCGCGAAAGGTGATCTCGATACGGCGGCGATCAAACGCGCCTACTATCTGCGTGGCTGAAACCCCCGACCCGATCGATTGGGCCCGACCAGCATCGACACCGTTGCTTGGGATCTTGCGCGAGGCCCTATCGTCGCCGCCGGCGCGCATCTGTGGGTACCGGGTCGCCTCCAGCTACTTAGTTAGTCGAACCGATAATATATCTTATATCAAGTGCTCACCGGGATACGTTGTGCTCCTTTATCTTTCCTTCCCCTCCCCTTACTCCGCATTGCCACTAAGCCTTGGTCGCGTCGCGTCGATCTCCCGTTGGCTTGACTCAGATTGCTGCGTCTTCGCGGCTGCCAGGTCTTCTTGCAGCACGCCGATCTCGGAGAAGTACAGCGAGGCATGATCAGCGCTCCGCAGATCGCCCGTCTCACCATCCGTGTGCTGCGCATGTCGTCGGCAGCTCTTGCAGATGACGGGATCGCTGGCCGAACTGAAGATGAACACCTGCTCGAGCCGACAGCAATGACAAACAGCAATGGCGCGGCGCTGTAGCGGATGACGATGCACGCGGACCTCCTCCAAGGCTCTCGGGCAGTTTCCCACTCGCTACCGACATTCTCGGCCAGACGATGTGTCGCGGCGAACTGCGCAAGTCGAGCAGGCTGGCCGTCGACTCCGACGGCTATTCCGCCTGGTGGCAGCGCGGGGTGTGCCCGAGCGGAAGTGTCCATATGCAGGCATAGGAACCTGTCCAAACCACTACGGGAACTCCCGCAGCCTGCAAGAAAGCCGCCGCGCTGGCTGCGCGACATCACCGGCTTGGCGCGTGGGTGATTCGCTACTGTGCCAGAAGGCCGACGTCGTGTCCGCGTTGCGGACACGACGCGATCGGAGGATCGCCGGTTAAAGGGATGCCACCGACTTTAGGCCGGTCCATGCGGGTCTCGTGTTCGGTGAGTGCG
This is a stretch of genomic DNA from Mycobacterium sp. ELW1. It encodes these proteins:
- a CDS encoding phosphotransferase family protein — translated: MATGDERWARPTATLIAGGKSNLTFELTCTAGNLILRRPPRGDLLPSAHDMVREARVQRALADSEVPVASIVLVDLEGSLLGTPCYVMSKVDGYVIRDAMPDGYVETADDCRGIGDALIDTLIAIHAVDPTAVGLTDFGRPEGFLYRQIRRWSDQWSRTAIANSDEMVMLAHLLVEKMPPATKSTIVHGDFRLDNCVMDKRDPHRVAAVLDWELSTVGDPLTDLGMFLFYWREPGECQHTLVPSVATQPGFPSRRYLAQRYSEQTGVSLESIDYYLAFANFKFACIVQGIAARVTAGSMAGQDFGGLEASVADFARTGLAILDSAAASRG
- a CDS encoding TetR family transcriptional regulator, with the protein product MVVGNQSHRLGSVGEQVRAVRKQRNCTLRQLADLIGVSAATISAIENERVGVTVARLKVIAEALDTTAVSLLRPPGDLITDVGENPKFTQEPFSQDDWRRFAPLDVDVVLAAAIPSFVETGYHGSTMRSIARRAEMSVPGVYHYYASKQALLVRILDLTMDDLDWRVRAARESGDGPIARLSGLVEALALFHTLRAELAFIGASEMRSLENPDRARITQRRNAIQRFLDEEIAAACRGGQAMTAMPSEVGRAIATMCTSLPQWFDNHGPTTPREIALEYARLAVRMVGGYG
- a CDS encoding SDR family NAD(P)-dependent oxidoreductase, with translation MALVTGATSGLGRRFATVLAEAGAAVLVAGRREARLRQVTDEISSAGFKCVGMAVDVSQPCQFAEVLDRAEAAFGPITILVNNAAIPDAQRAHRMPLQLIDAVIDTNLRGPFALTCEIARRLIVKELPGRIINISSMGAYYYEGDGAALYSITKAAINRMTEVLAVEWVRYGINVNAIAPGAFMTEMMEGRIERVGNFTDSLPRKRIGDPTQLDTTLLYLALPASEFVTGTIVKVDDGQFPR
- a CDS encoding DUF732 domain-containing protein, which produces MSRALSAGWIFGAATLVGLVAAAPAQADTQSYLQKLAAADIKTPGGDAEMKEWGWEICALFAMGVPPDKVVQQAVYNSGSVPQYGMTVEQANLVVDIAVSDLCTDRK